In Candidatus Rokuibacteriota bacterium, the sequence GCCGCCGCGACTCGTAGTCGAGGGCAATGCGCGCCGCCCCGGTCTTGATCCGTTGGACGCGGGACTCGGCGTGGGTCGTGCCCTCGGGATAGATGCCGATGAGGCCGCCGGCGGCGAGCGTCGTGACGCAGGCTTCGAAGGTCGAGACGTTCTTGTCCATCTTGTCGGGGTCGTCCTGGCGCCGGTAGACGGGGATGGCGCCGACGGCCTTGAGGAAGCGCGCCATGATCGGGTTTCTGAACAGCGCCGCCGTCGCCAGGTAGTGCACCTTTCGGTCGACGACCGCCCCCACGAGCAGCGAGTCGATCAGGTTGTTGGGGTGATTGATGCACAGGAGCACCGGGCCCCGGTGCGGCACGCCAGCCGCGTTGCGCACGTCCACGGAGCGGAAGAGGAACCACACCCAGAAGCGCCCGACCAGCCTCACCAGGGCGTAGAACGGGTCGGGCTTGTCCATCACTTGCTCAGGAATTGCTTGAGGGTCGCGGTGAAGAGCTTCGGGCGCTCGGTCGCCTTGCCGCCCGTGAAGTCCACCCGCGTGCCCCGCTCGCTCTTGTGGTCTGCCGGGTCGAGGCGGGCGGTGATCCGCAGGCTGGCCGGTCCCGCGCGGACCAGCAGCCCCTCGCCGCGGCTCTCGTCGGCCAGGCGGGTGACGATGACGTAGAGCCCGGCGGCGTCGGTCTCGCCCTTGTAGGACAGTCCCGTCTTCTGGCGGGTGACCTCGAGCCCGACCCCCTTCCGCGGCCTGCCGGCGGCGTCCTTGACATAGCCCAGCACGGTGTAGCGGTACTGCGCCTCGTGCTCGGCCAAGACCGGCGGCGCGAGGAGGCCGACGATCAGAAGAACGCCGAGGGCGGCGCGGAGCAGGCTCCTGTGGCAGCGCTTCTCGTCCTCGCAGGAGCAGAGGACGGTGACGCGGCCCCGCTTCACCATCGCCCGGAGGCGCCCGAGCGCGGAGGCCGCCGGCTCGCGCTTGAGGCCGGCCACGTAGCGGCGCCGCATCTCGGGCCAGCCGATGCGCCCCGCCTTGAAGGCGCGGAGATTGGTGACCTCGGCGCCAAGGTCTTTCAGCCATAGATCGACGGCTTTCCCCTTGATGCCGCGCGGCCAGAGCCGCATCACGAGCACGCGCGTCCCGTCGGCCCGCAGAGGCTTGTCGTAGACGCGCTTGGTCCGCAGCATCTAGCGCGGGGGCGGCGGAGGCTCGATGACGACCGCCGTGCCGTACGCCAGGACCTCGGTCACGCCCGGCGCCACGTCGTTGGCGTCGTAGCGCATGCCGATGATGGCGTTGGCGCCCGCGGCCGCGGCGTGCTCGAGCATGAGCTGGAAGGCTTCCTCGCGCGCCCGCTCGCACAGCTCCGTGTACAGCGTGATGTTGCCGCCGAAGAGCGTCTGGATCATGGCGCCGAAGTTGACGAGGATGTTGCGGGAGCGCACCGTGATGCCCCGGACCACACCACGGTTGGCGGCGATCCGGTAGCCGTCGAAGGTGAAGGCCGTGGTGACCCACTGGCGGGGGATGGGCATGGGCGTCTCGTCAGTCCACCACGGCCACGGCCTCGATCTCGATGAGGCAGCCCTGGTCGTCGTCGTAGAGGCCCTTGACCTCGAGGAACGTCATGGCGGGGTAGTGCCGGCCGAAGAACTCGCGGTAGACGGGGCCGATCTCCTTGGCGCGCGCCTTGTACGCCGACTTGTCGAGGACGAAGATGGTGAGCTTCACGACGTCGTTGAGCTGGCCCGCGCGCGCCAGCAGCACAGCCTTGAGGTTCTGGCAGATCTGCCTGAACTGCGCCACGATGTCGCCCGGCCCGACGAGCTTGCCGTCCTTGTCGAGGGCGACCTGCCCGGCGACGTAGAGCGTCTTGCCGCCCTGGACTTCGATCCCGTGGGAGTAGCCGGCGGGCTTGGCGAGGCTGGGCGGGTTGACGGGCTGCACGAGCTTGGCCATGGATCTCTCCTCGGGACTCTCGGCCTCGGGTCTCTCGGATTGTGCGCTGTGTTCGGGCGCGATTATACTACCCGCGCCTCATGTCCCGTCCCTTCGAGAAGGTCGCGCTGGCCGATGCCGTGGGTCGCCTCCGCCCGGGCATGAAAGTGCTGCTCCCGGCAGGGTGCGGTGATCCGACGGCGCTGCTCGCGGAGATCCTCCGCCAGGCGGATCGTCTCGCTCCGCTGACGCTCATGGGGGGCTTGCGCCTCGACGACTACCCGTTCGCCGCGCCCGAGTACGCGGGCAAGCTGCGGTTCGCGACGTGGCACCACTCGCCGAAGCTCGCGCAGGCCCAAGCGCGAGGCGACGTGGATTTCGTCCCCATCCGGTACTTCGACACGGTCAGCGTCTTCGCCGAGGGGGGCGCGTGGGCGCCCGACGCCGTGGTCGTCCACTGCGCGCCTCCCGACGGTGTGGGCGACGGCGCGGGCTACCTCTCGCTCGGCGTCTCCGTCAGCTACTCGCTCGTCGCGGCCCGGCGCGCCCCGCTGGTGATCGCCCAGGTCAATCCCCGGATGCCCAGAACGCTCGGGAACGCATTTCTTCACCGCTCCCAGATCGATTGCTGGGCGGAGGCCGAGCACCCACTGGCGGAGTACCCGCCCACGCCCGTCGGCGACGTCGAGCGCAGGATCGCGGAACAGGTTGCCGACCTCGTCCCCGACGGATCCACGGTGCAGGTGGGGGTGGGCTCGATCCCCCAGGCGGTGATGGAGGCGCTCTCGGGGAAACGCGACCTCGGCGTCCACTCGCTGCTGGTGGACCACATGCTGCCGCTGATCGAATCGGGCGTGATCAACAACTCCCGGAAGCGGCTCCACCGCGGGCGCATGGACGTCGGCGAGATCATGGGCACGGAGCGGCTCTTCCGCTGGGCCCACGACAATCCCATGCTCAACATGGAGCCGTCCGACATCGTCCACGACCCGC encodes:
- a CDS encoding acetyl-CoA hydrolase/transferase C-terminal domain-containing protein, with amino-acid sequence MSRPFEKVALADAVGRLRPGMKVLLPAGCGDPTALLAEILRQADRLAPLTLMGGLRLDDYPFAAPEYAGKLRFATWHHSPKLAQAQARGDVDFVPIRYFDTVSVFAEGGAWAPDAVVVHCAPPDGVGDGAGYLSLGVSVSYSLVAARRAPLVIAQVNPRMPRTLGNAFLHRSQIDCWAEAEHPLAEYPPTPVGDVERRIAEQVADLVPDGSTVQVGVGSIPQAVMEALSGKRDLGVHSLLVDHMLPLIESGVINNSRKRLHRGRMDVGEIMGTERLFRWAHDNPMLNMEPSDIVHDPRVVGTLGDFVSINSAIEVDLLGQVNAESVEGRQVTGIGGQFDFVLGARQATGGRSVIALPSTGRQGTVSRIVARLPAGARVTTPRFIADYVVTEWGAASLRGKSDAGRARELCRVAHPAFRESLERGAATS
- a CDS encoding DUF488 family protein, with amino-acid sequence MLRTKRVYDKPLRADGTRVLVMRLWPRGIKGKAVDLWLKDLGAEVTNLRAFKAGRIGWPEMRRRYVAGLKREPAASALGRLRAMVKRGRVTVLCSCEDEKRCHRSLLRAALGVLLIVGLLAPPVLAEHEAQYRYTVLGYVKDAAGRPRKGVGLEVTRQKTGLSYKGETDAAGLYVIVTRLADESRGEGLLVRAGPASLRITARLDPADHKSERGTRVDFTGGKATERPKLFTATLKQFLSK
- a CDS encoding YbjQ family protein; protein product: MPIPRQWVTTAFTFDGYRIAANRGVVRGITVRSRNILVNFGAMIQTLFGGNITLYTELCERAREEAFQLMLEHAAAAGANAIIGMRYDANDVAPGVTEVLAYGTAVVIEPPPPPR
- a CDS encoding RidA family protein — translated: MAKLVQPVNPPSLAKPAGYSHGIEVQGGKTLYVAGQVALDKDGKLVGPGDIVAQFRQICQNLKAVLLARAGQLNDVVKLTIFVLDKSAYKARAKEIGPVYREFFGRHYPAMTFLEVKGLYDDDQGCLIEIEAVAVVD